A single genomic interval of Nitrososphaerota archaeon harbors:
- a CDS encoding YIP1 family protein: protein MFEVKGFGKIDFNYMILKAKSLLLEPIKAQKSLEEIMAENPGLITGAIYVAIIAFISAIGTAISLTFSPWLFTGFFPFRTIAIIGMIIGALIFSPIINVIVWAILTVISFIIGQYLTKKEIKIDLPLITPLAMGFAFASTPLILNIIPWSLLGALGGFIVFLINGWSYYYTWLSAKSFFKVDEGKALIITIIQLLIFLSSLASIFTWSIMS, encoded by the coding sequence ATGTTTGAAGTAAAAGGTTTTGGAAAAATAGATTTCAATTATATGATTTTAAAAGCAAAAAGCCTTTTATTAGAACCAATAAAAGCACAAAAATCACTTGAAGAAATAATGGCTGAAAATCCTGGATTGATTACTGGCGCTATATATGTTGCAATTATTGCTTTTATTTCTGCAATAGGTACTGCTATTTCACTTACTTTTTCTCCATGGTTATTTACTGGATTTTTTCCATTTAGAACTATTGCTATTATTGGAATGATAATAGGCGCATTAATATTTAGTCCAATAATCAATGTAATCGTATGGGCTATATTAACAGTTATTTCATTTATAATTGGTCAATATTTAACTAAAAAAGAAATTAAAATTGATCTTCCTTTAATAACACCTCTTGCAATGGGTTTTGCGTTCGCCTCCACCCCATTAATCTTAAACATTATTCCTTGGAGCCTTTTAGGAGCATTAGGAGGGTTTATAGTTTTTTTAATAAATGGATGGAGTTATTATTATACATGGCTTTCAGCAAAATCTTTCTTTAAAGTTGATGAAGGAAAGGCTTTAATAATTACGATAATACAACTTTTAATATTCCTCTCAAGTTTAGCTTCTATATTTACTTGGAGTATAATGTCATGA